The Aedes albopictus strain Foshan chromosome 2, AalbF5, whole genome shotgun sequence region TGATAAGATAAGGCTACTCGCAGCGACTTTATTGAAGTTCCAAATTTATCTCATGGGCATTGAAAACAGCATGCGTCAGTAGCGTGTGTGCCATAGGAAATGTAAAGAGCTCAATGTTGTTTCAGTTGTTCTGGATTAGTAGTTCTAAAATTAGATAAAACTCTTTTTCCCAAAACGTTCGACAACCAACAACGTAGGAGTGATAAAACCTACCATGTAAGTGAATGGCAAAAGTACGGGAATGGATACATTGCTAAAAGAGACGAACCGGCAATTAATTGCAATGCAGACTGTTGCGCGCACTGACCGATAGATTGTCACAGGAAGCGCCAAGGATTTCAGAGCGTCGATTCCATCAATTTCAATGATGAACCTCAGTACGGTAGCTGCTATCATATCCCCTTGGGATGTCACTCATTCGGAATGGTCTGCTCGACGATCATTTGATTGGGCATCAACTTCCTCCAAATCGGCATTAATTACTGCCACCGAAGCAATTGACAATAAACGTGGATAAACAAATGGCGGCATTGCGGCTAAATAAGTCCAACAAGTGAATATGCATATAAATTGGCGGAGTATGCCGAATGGAATTCAAATCACTACTGGTTGGCGGGTGGGTTTTATCGTAGAACTTGATAGAGGGAAGATAACGTCGAAGCTCTAGAAAGCAAAACAATGTGCACATGATGCTTTGGTCGGTTGAGTTCAATTATCTACTCTCGGAGCAACTCTGTTTCACGATGTGCATCTGAATGATGATGGCCCATAGGAGAAGTTGATTTATCCACCTAGCCAAAAACTAgggaaaaaaaactagaaaatacCTGCTGCTCGTATTAATATTCTATGGTATGTATTACTGACAAGAATTGTAATGGTGAACATAAATTAATGACGTAGATGTTCAAAGAAGTCAAAAATGAATGTTTTTCATTATTAACCCAAATCATTTTTCTGGTGGTGTCAAACTTCTAGGATACATGCACATCATGAGTACTAGAAATTTTATCCATCAAATATAGCAATCTACCCCACTTAGTGTGTACCGTCATTTTATCACGTGCTGCCGGAATTCTATAGCTACATCGACGTGATTATATTTACTGAGCTGCGTAGCTGCtgagaaaattcatgaattttcCATGAAAAGTTGAAACTATTTGTCAGACGAACTTGTTAATAGGCATTCACTTTCATGCAGCGGaatattttttcatcaattcTTTGCGGCTTGTGTACACTCAGCATCCGGCGAACTGTATAATGTAAATTCTAAACCAAAGCACGTTCCGGCTTTCGATTTGAACTAAATAGATGTAATCATTGTTTATCGTGCTATGTGGAGAGCGAGTCTGTGTTGTTATAATTGAACAGCATGCATCACCCCCCTCCCGACCCTATCAGTTACCTATGTAGCCGCACTAActatacctgtgcatttgaacaGGTGGCGACGAACAGATTGAGCCTATTGTTTTCCCTCTAATACAAACTTTCTGGTTGCGGTttgatgatgatcatgatgacGGTGTCGAGGATGATGACTCAAATAACTGCTCGGCTAAACTGTAGAGATACAGATACGATGCAAAACTTTTCAGGCATCATCTATCTCGGTAGTGTAGCAGAGTGATGCATATCGATCATGATTCGAGCTCATTTGTTTTTTGTTCAAACGAGCGATGCGTTTACTTTCTTCACGTTTGATGAAGCTCACTTATATGCAACTGAATAAACATCAAGTTAATGGGATATCTCTGCTTCTAAATTGTTGTCAATACTTGTTCTGTAGCTGACAGAAATATTAGTTATCATGATAATTCTTTATGAACAGTGTGCGAATGTTTTATTCGTGCATAATGTAACATTCAGTATACGGGAAGGGACAAGAAAAAGTGCACATGACTATATAGCTGTTTTGTTTCGTTGATGTAATGAAGCCTTGCTGTAATATGAAAACTTGTACAGATTCGAAAATTGACTGTAAATTGAGCAATCATCAGCTTTGTCGATTACGCTGCAGCAATATTTGATGGGATCATATCATGAAATGGCTTGTTTGGTTTACATTGCACACTGCCGTATTTGAATATAAGAATGGTTGACATTTGTTCAATTTAATCACACGCAACAAGCACTCATTTACTAAACAAATCATTAAGCTATTGAGCTCGTTATCTCTATGTCGATTCCAATAGATATCCAATAGATATCAATCTATAGTCTTGTCTCTTGTCCACATAGCGACTGCCATCCAGTTCACATAATATTCTTGTTCGGAAATGAATGCAAGAATTAAAAGACGAAGCACTGGACTGTATTGGGATCAGCAGAAAGAGAAATGGGATTTCGGAATGGTAGGAATAACATTGGGGATCGCTTTCAAACTTTCactactttattttctctttgctGCTGTTTACATTTTACACTTCGGGTTGTCCAAACCACGCGAATGCTTGTAACTTGCTCACATTTGAAATGGTGCAGGCTATTCGTGTATCCCTTCGTGAACAATCAGTGGTGTTCTTCGCCGACTTCCTTACCGGTACTGGTTGGGTGTCCTTGCCTGGTAAACTGCTTACTAGGGTGGTATATACTGGGATGTCACCTTCCTGATCCTCGTACGGGCCGGTCACTGTCCAGTGTCCATGCGCCAAACTCTGTTTCAACCAGGGATGGTTGGCGATCAGAAAGCTTGATCCGACCTTGCTTCAGAATTTCCGTAAACAGTTCAGCTCCAATCAGCATCTCTATCTCGCTGGCAAGGCGGAAGGAATCATCTGCGAGTAGAATGCCGGGTGGTATACTCCAGGAATCAATACCCACACGTACCGCTGGGGTTGAATCCGTCACCTTTGGAACTGTGTAGCAGTTTCGCTACAATTTGATCTCATTTGCACCACCACTTTGTGATGCAGTTGGGATCTAGTGCCATTGACGCCAACAACTGGAACGTTTGCAGGAAACTTCAGCAGCTTCATTCTTTGCACTACTGAGTCGTCAATGGGGTTGATCTGTGATCCGGAGTCCAATAGAGCACGCACACGATGAACTTGACCGTTTTTCGAAGTTAGGTTAACCATCGCCGTCATCAGAAACGATGTTTGGTTGATGGAGAAACTCTGCTGGAACACGATGACCTTATAAGATGCTGAATCACTACCGGTACTGGGTTGGCTTTGGATGGCTTCTGTGTGTCAGCGCGCTTTGCTTGAATCTTCTTCCGATCCAAATGAAGCAACGTATGATGCCTTTTTGAAGCACTTTATGTACGACTTGCCGTTAGGACACGCTAAACTACGATGACCCTTTCTTAGCCAATAATTGAAGCATAAATTTAGCTCCTATGGTATGGCGCTGATCCAGATATAGCTTCTGGAACACGGAACTTGTGGTAACACTCTTCTTGCTCCTCAAGTTTATCTGGCGGGGACAAGGCGATGATCTCTTGATGGAATCTGGTATATAGTCGATGTGGGCGTTTTCAACGCTTCGTTGATACACTTTTATCTGGGCTGAAGTTAGCTCGACGTTGCCTGCTTTGGATTTTTCCAGGGTGGTCTGGATTCTGCTAACATTTCGTTGAGCAGCTCCAGATTGAGTTGTGGGATGGACAGAGGGGCATatacaaggcgttcaaaatgtgcaaaagtgatcggacagcggtacccctttgatttacacgcgtgccgttgtccgatcacttttgcacattttgaacgccttgtcacgTCCGAACCTGTGAACAAAAACAtttggtagggtatcgcgccacttgggcggtggcttctatattcgtcttatTAATTaagcatctctctctctctctctctctctctctctctctctctctctctctctctctctctctctctctctctctctctctaNNNNNNNNNNNNNNNNNNNNNNNNNNNNNNNNNNNNNNNNNNNNNNNNNNNNNNNNNNNNNNNNNNNNNNNNNNNNNNNNNNNNNNNNNNNNNNNNNNNNNNNNNNNNNNNNNNNNNNNNNNNNNNNNNNNNNNNNNNNNNNNNNNNNNNNNNNNNNNNNNNNNNNNNNNNNNNNNNNNNNNNNNNNNNNNNNNNNNNNNNNNNNNNNNNNNNNNNNNNNNNNNNNNNNNNNNNNNNNNNNNNNNNNNNNNNNNNNNNNNNNNNNNNNNNNNNNNNNNNNNNNNNNNNNNNNNNNNNNNNNNNNNNNNNNNNNNNNNNNNNNNNNNNNNNNNNNNNNNNNNNNNNNNNNNNNNNNNNNNNNNNNNNNNNNNNNNNNNNNNNNNNNNNNNNNNNNNNNNNNNNNNNNNNNNNNNNNNNNNNNNNNNNNNNNNNNNNNNNNNNNNNNNNNNNNNNNNNNNNNNNNNNNNNNNNNNNNNNNNNNNNNNNNNNNNNNNNNNNNNCGCAAGAGCAAATTTTGGGAACAATGGTATATGGTCAATGGCCAGTTTTCCTCATCCAAGCTATATTCAAGAATAGTAAAACCACGTAAAACAATATACAAAGCATTTGCAAACATTATTTGCTaatttcaatttcacattttatggatttcttccgagTTCTTGGGGATTTTTTAATCAACCAGCCATATGGGTTATAGCTCGAATTGATCCGGAATTTTACTGCATTTTCTATTGGAAATGGTGCAGATCGGTTATGGCGATCCAGAGCTATGATCGTTCTAGTGATCCGGATCAACACCAGtgaactggtcatatataaaactgaaccaaattttatcatgcgacacatcgaattgcgcCAAATTTTGTAAACTTTAGCATGGTTGCCAAATTTTATGCGTAAATTATCAAAGGAAACCACAAAACCACGATGTTGGCcagaaatacaagatggcggcccacaacTAGAAGAGGCAGCTGTTTTAAGGAGATTAAAACTCTAATACCATTCAGTCCAAAAATGGGAACCCgaatattcaagatgacggctcaaaatctaagatggcagctcaaagttcaagatagcgATTGCTTAaaggagatttaggctcttaagccatgcaatatgggtacatttggcaaAGAGAAAAAATACAATTATCTAtgtacaccgtcttcgaccttgaggcctctacagactgaatatTACTAACATTTAAGTTTTCAGAAAACATTTGCATCTAAAATAATGCTGTCAATATGTTTTCAGGAAACAAACAAATTTCGCGACTCGCTGTCAAATTGGATTTCTCTGAATCTGACTTATGGACTTAATTGGCTAGAGTTTATTTCATAAATAAGACCCAGAGTATTGCTGAAATTGGAGCTTGGCAATTCTGACCTGGTTTAAATTGAATCCTTGTCTGGCTGGCCCCTCAAAGATGATTTGCAAGACGGCTTGCTTCTTTGCTCGCCAGCtggtaacacccagtggcccagtggagaattttccgtttgtcgaaaagttttccccgactggagcgggaatcaaacccacactccATAGCTTAccagacacctaaacgactgacgccgctaaccgctctcGGCCAGGAAGCCCACAAGAAGTCCGGAGTCCTGAAATGGTGATCAGAACATTAAATATGACGGTTTAacaccaatgcacaatggtccacgaaatagATTTACGAGGATAGATGCATTCAGcgtcttcaaatgattttctagattaatatggacttctacaaagttgttcctaaaaataaggccctcttttaaatatacatgaaaattagggtggtccatattttcaaagaaaatggaaatcaaacttttttatttgcaagaataactatatacattcctCGGGAaaattgtagatctatcaattttgagcaagtttgctgaagacactttttatgtacctTTAAAATtggccgatctagaggtatttttctgaataagcttagggtggttcaagaaaacccggttttcttACGTTCACTTTCTCAATtgcgatttttcatcaaagtcgcccaagaagcacttgtagagcatttgaaaacacgtcgtttcgtgcgctgagatggtcgttatctcttttggttcaaaagttacaggcggcgtttttcctaaaaaatcatagttttttgaaaagatgttatgatgggttggggcaaacataaaaaatatcttttgtccgcattcaaaagaagaaatgttgttataaaacatatcaaaaaattagaggggtgttatttttgtaaaatacttgaaaagtgcttattttttctagaaaatcatcaatatcttttgaacggaatgacgcagcaacattctcagcgcacgaaaatgtgcgttttttaagctctaaaaatggttcttagacgaCTTTGATGaggaatttgaaacaaaaatgataaagcgtttaaactgttttgaccaaatttggagcattttcccatagttttcatagggtgacgctagaacaaatcgttttattgctttatcttttttgtttcaaatttctcgccaaagtcgcctaagaaccacttttagagcttccaaaaatgcgcactttcgtgcgctgagaatgtggctacgtcattccgttcaaaagatattgatgattttctagaaaaaataggcacttttcaagtatttttcacttgagttacaaaaataacacccctttaattttttgatatgttttataacaacatttcttcttttgaatgcgggcaaaagatattttttatgtttgccccaacccgtcataacacctttttaaaaaactatgattttttaggaaaaatgcctgtaacttttgaaccaaaagagataacgaccatctcagcgcacgaaacgacgcgttttcgaatgctctacaagtgtttcttgggcgactttgatgaaaaatcgaaaatgaacaagttaacgccagaaaaccggtttttcttgaaccaccccaagcttattcagaaaaatacctctagatcaatcaattttaaagctgcataaaaagtgtcttcaacaaagttgctcaaaattgatagatctacaactttctcgaagaatgtatacagttattcttgcacataaaaaatattgattaccaatttatttgaaaatatggaccaccctaattttcatgtatattttaaagagggccttatttttagggacaactttgtggaagaccatatttgcctaaaaactcatttgaaggcgttgaatgcatttttcctcgtaaatctggttcgtggaccactgtgcaatggtggTGGCCCAAAATTCGAGATGGCAGATATTTTATGGCGTTTGGGCTCAAAactcatgcaatatggatatatttgataGGAAGAAAATggccagagtccaaaaatgactacCAGAATATCGAAGATAACGACCCAAATCATAAATTGGTGGATCAAAATTCAAAATAGCGGTTGTAATAAGGAGTTTTATCCTCCAATCAATTAGGGTATATTTGACTCAAAATTGAATATGACAGCAGTTTTAAGAACTTTTGGGCTGTGAAACCTTGCAGTATGAGGAtaattttatttgatttgttcaatccaatatccaagatggtggcccaaaattcaagatggcgactgtttcaaGGAAATTTTGGCTCAAAAATGATGCTACTGCAGGGATGATTTGATATGAAGAAAACGTATAaagtccaaaaatgatgaccatggtatccaatatggcggctaaaatattcattttgtgaatagtaatgagcaattgtattcgtagtttgaaaatagcggcgcagccgaaacaatttttcgtcgcaaagggcttcatactgaaaatttgttccacaaattttagcTCTGGGGGGGGGTAACCACACCCCCCCGTAGCTACGCCAGTGGATGGCTGTTTTGAGGAAGTTTAAGCTTTGTAATATgaataatgttccgattttatcgtTGACTTTGCGCGACAGTCCTTAGTTTTTAAATAATTGTCTTACTTTTGAAGATAACTCCCCCTactattttttaaaattaatatTCCAAGCACGATTTGCAGTACTAAAAGTATTGAAAACGCGCGGAAATGTAGTTAGAACATATAattttaccaaatatttttttactgTTTCAATTAAATGTTTCGAAAATATGCCATAATAATATTTAGCTCACAACTTTCTGTTCTTCTTCTATTcgcaggaaattcttccaaggcggTCAGTTCAAAAACAAAGACATCCGACTGGACGCAAAAGTCGTCATTATAACCGGAGCCAACTCCGGTATAGGGAAAGAGACTGCCGTAGTAAGTGATACTGAGTTCTGCtgacaaaattttgttttttgaattCACCAAATCATGCCTATCCCTTGTCAGGAATGTGCGAAGCGCGGGGCTCGCGTCTACATGGGCTGTCGGGATGCGAACCGGATGGAGAAAGCCCGACaggaaattctggataaatccGGTAGTCAGAATGTGTTTGGGCTGGAGTTGGACCTGGCTTCGTtcgattccatccggaattttgTAAGAACGTGTGTAATCTGCGTTACGGAGTTGCGTGAGAACAAAAACTACAGTTCCTTATTTGAATTCTAGATTCCTGAGCATGGAACGGCGGTTACACGTACTCATCAACAATGCCGGGGTGATGGCCTGTCCGAAGGAGTACACTAAGGAAGGATTTGAGATGCACTTCGGGGTGAACCACTTAGGCCACTTTTACCTAACCAATTTGCTGTTGGACGTGCTGAAGCGGACGGCACCAAGTCGAATCGTGACTGTATCAAGCTTGGCTCACAAATGGGGTCGAATCGATAAGGACGACATTAACAGCGAAAAAGACTATCACGAGTGGGGGGCCTACATGCAGAGCAAGTTGTGCAATATCCTATTTTCACGGCACCTTGCTAAGAGATTAAGGGGAACTGGAGTCCACACGTACTGCTTACATCCAGGAACGATCAACACAGAACTGACGAGATACCTAAACCGCTGCATGATGTAAATATCTCTTCAATCTCATACTCATCAATCGCTTACGAAACATTCATCAATATTGCAGGATTGCCGCAAAACCCCTTCTATGGGTGTTCTTCAAGTCAGCCAAGTCGGGTTCCCAAACCACGTTGTACTGTGCAATGGAGCCAACGATTGCAGGAGACACTGGAAAGTATTACAGCGATTGCAAACTGAAGGAACCGGAGCCGCAAGCCAGGGATGATGCAATGGCCGAGTGGTTGTGGAACATCAGCGAGAAGTTGACCGGGCTCAATCGatgaccaaccgaccgaccgactagCTCCGATCCACTGAAAATGATACTTATACAAAGGTCTCCGCTGTGCTGAGGCTCTAGTTTTAAGGTCTAGATTATTGAAACTTGTATAAATTATTCAATAAAACAAATCACATATTTCTTTATGATAAATTTATGGAAACCGCAGTCGAATTCATATTCCTCGTTACAACATCTGCTCGGGAAAATAAATTAGTAGGTGAGGGTAATAAATCCATCAAAGTGGACTGCGGCGAGGCGATTGTTGTCACCAAATGAGCAAACTCCATGCACTCATGGCACGCTTCGATGCCATTGAGAAGCGGGTACATTCGAGCACGTAGTTCTCAACTAGGGTGGCTCACGTCAGGATAACTCTCAGGAATTGCAACTAATTTCCAATTCTACGCTTTAAGCATTTGAAATATCCAACCGAGTGA contains the following coding sequences:
- the LOC109423348 gene encoding retinol dehydrogenase 11 isoform X2, whose amino-acid sequence is MKFFQGGQFKNKDIRLDAKVVIITGANSGIGKETAVECAKRGARVYMGCRDANRMEKARQEILDKSGSQNVFGLELDLASFDSIRNFVRTFLSMERRLHVLINNAGVMACPKEYTKEGFEMHFGVNHLGHFYLTNLLLDVLKRTAPSRIVTVSSLAHKWGRIDKDDINSEKDYHEWGAYMQSKLCNILFSRHLAKRLRGTGVHTYCLHPGTINTELTRYLNRCMMIAAKPLLWVFFKSAKSGSQTTLYCAMEPTIAGDTGKYYSDCKLKEPEPQARDDAMAEWLWNISEKLTGLNR
- the LOC109423348 gene encoding retinol dehydrogenase 12 isoform X1, producing MDGAALRSTGGTTNEMPHKTDDSFMISSICLGVGILTFAIVYFVRKFFQGGQFKNKDIRLDAKVVIITGANSGIGKETAVECAKRGARVYMGCRDANRMEKARQEILDKSGSQNVFGLELDLASFDSIRNFVRTFLSMERRLHVLINNAGVMACPKEYTKEGFEMHFGVNHLGHFYLTNLLLDVLKRTAPSRIVTVSSLAHKWGRIDKDDINSEKDYHEWGAYMQSKLCNILFSRHLAKRLRGTGVHTYCLHPGTINTELTRYLNRCMMIAAKPLLWVFFKSAKSGSQTTLYCAMEPTIAGDTGKYYSDCKLKEPEPQARDDAMAEWLWNISEKLTGLNR